One region of Kwoniella newhampshirensis strain CBS 13917 chromosome 6, whole genome shotgun sequence genomic DNA includes:
- a CDS encoding triose-phosphate isomerase has translation MAARKFFVGGNFKMNGSLESIEKIVESINNAKFDGTTEIVIAPPALYLLQVQSELKGPTEVSAQNCFTEASGAFTGEIAPQQLKDAKVHWVILGHSERRSMFGDTDKLVAEKVKAAIEAGLSVIACVGETLDERESDKTMDVVERQLEAIAGNVPESEWKNIVVAYEPVWAIGTGKVATVQQAQEVHDDIRKWLAKRISPSVAEATRIIYGGSVNGKNCGELAGAKDIDGFLVGGASLKPEFIDICKTVKA, from the exons ATGGCAGCTCGAAAATTCTTCGTTGG AGGTAACTTCAAGATGAACGGTTCTCTCGAGTccatcgagaagatcgtcgagaGCATCAACAATGCCAAATTCGACGGTACCACCG AAATCGTCATCGCCCCTCCCGCCCTTTACCTCCTCCAAGTCCAATCGGAACTCAAGGGTCCTACCGAGGTCTCCGCTCAGAACTGTTTCACAGAGGCTTCCGGTGCTTTCACCGGTGAGATCGCTCCTCAGCAATTGAAGGATGCCAAGGTCCACTGGGTCATCCTCGGCCACTCGGAGCGAAGGAGTATGTTCGGCGACACCGACAAGCTCGTTGCTGAGAAG GTCAAGGCAGCTATCGAGGCGGGACTTTCCGTCATCGCTTGTGTTGGTGAGACCCTcgacgagagggagagcgaCAAGACCATGGACGTTGTGGAAAGACAACTCGAGGCTATCGCTGGTAATGTCCCCGAGTCCGAATGGAA GAACATCGTTGTTGCTT ACGAGCCTGTCTGGGCCATCGGTACCGGCAAGGTCGCCACTGTTCAGCAAGCCCAGGAGGTCCATGACGATATCCGTAAATGGCTCGCCAAGCGAATCTCGCCCTCTGTTGCCGAGGCTACGCGAATCATTTACGGTGGAAGTGTGAACGGAAAGAACTGCGGCGAGCTTG CCGGCGCCAAGGACATTGACGGTTTCTTGGTCGGTGGTGCTTCTCTGAAGCCCGAGttcatcgacatctgc